In the genome of Mucisphaera calidilacus, one region contains:
- a CDS encoding type IV pilus twitching motility protein PilT, translated as MTQSSPHSSSSGSSHGTSFGTSFGDPVPVDHVDQKRSLSDTPLKKFFKAAIQFESSDVIMRAGQVPKLRVKGALKALDHPAIPETQFERWVEQGLSEAQFQYYAEHGSIDLGIDVETGGKAHRFRVNVFRTRGRSAIAARRVSAEILDFSQLHLPPVMEKICQVHQGLVLLCGVTGSGKSTTIASMLDHIAQERYCHILTIEDPIEYIFADEDRKASINQREVGIDVPDFPYALRAMVRENPDVVLIGEMRDRETFEAALQAAETGHLVFGTIHASSATQAFGRIYDLFPQEEREAIRGLLAFQLQAFVYQKLLPTIKPEMQRVPAVEILLQTPPVRKYILEGREDELQEVIKDSREDGMQTFTDSLVDLVETNYIHPRVAQSAAPSAEELKMRLRGITN; from the coding sequence GTGACCCAATCGTCCCCGCATTCCAGTTCGAGTGGCAGCTCCCACGGCACCTCCTTCGGCACGTCCTTCGGCGACCCGGTGCCCGTCGACCACGTCGACCAGAAGCGTTCGCTCAGCGACACGCCGCTCAAGAAGTTTTTCAAGGCGGCGATCCAGTTCGAGTCGTCCGACGTCATCATGCGCGCCGGTCAGGTCCCCAAGCTGCGCGTCAAGGGGGCGCTCAAGGCACTTGACCACCCGGCGATCCCCGAGACCCAGTTCGAACGCTGGGTCGAGCAGGGCCTCTCCGAGGCGCAGTTCCAGTACTACGCCGAGCACGGCTCGATCGACCTCGGCATCGACGTCGAGACAGGCGGCAAGGCCCACCGCTTCCGCGTCAACGTCTTCCGGACCCGCGGACGCTCCGCCATCGCCGCACGCCGCGTCAGCGCCGAGATCCTCGATTTCTCCCAGCTCCACCTCCCCCCGGTGATGGAGAAGATCTGCCAGGTCCATCAGGGCCTCGTGCTGCTCTGCGGCGTCACCGGCTCGGGCAAGTCGACCACCATCGCCTCGATGCTCGACCACATCGCCCAGGAACGCTACTGCCACATCCTCACGATCGAAGACCCCATCGAGTACATCTTCGCCGACGAAGACCGCAAGGCCTCGATCAACCAGCGTGAGGTCGGCATCGACGTGCCCGACTTCCCGTATGCCCTGCGTGCCATGGTTCGCGAGAACCCCGACGTCGTGCTCATCGGCGAGATGCGTGACCGCGAGACGTTCGAGGCAGCGCTCCAGGCCGCCGAGACCGGCCACCTCGTCTTCGGCACGATCCACGCGTCGTCCGCGACCCAGGCCTTCGGGCGTATCTACGACCTCTTCCCGCAGGAAGAGCGTGAGGCGATTCGCGGCCTGCTCGCCTTCCAGCTCCAGGCGTTCGTCTACCAGAAGCTGCTGCCGACGATTAAGCCAGAGATGCAGCGCGTCCCCGCCGTCGAGATCCTGCTCCAGACCCCGCCCGTGCGCAAGTACATCCTTGAGGGACGCGAGGACGAGTTGCAGGAGGTCATCAAGGACAGCCGCGAGGACGGCATGCAGACCTTCACCGACAGCCTTGTTGACCTGGTGGAGACCAATTACATTCACCCCCGCGTGGCGCAGAGTGCAGCGCCATCGGCCGAGGAGCTCAAGATGCGGCTCCGCGGCATCACGAACTGA
- a CDS encoding GspE/PulE family protein, protein MTPATLAQAETVFLLSWFKPIVVLAVLIGWARMVSTFDKDLEYFHLPRMLWNGGHMLAAVAGFGAIFLIPIFFVGLPIGLLLMFGSLYAYANFRNHRVPFDARWDLSFNGLKEQITAWQKDQAEKHASLRIEGSDGEHLQVPVGNDPQVESHAVLAEVLNFAIPRNADRIEMTIDKELGKVTARVDGVLYPQPDIESKKAMGVLEYVKGAAGMDLSSHRKREQGRLGVDLGEFGTHRLALETAGSTRGVRMIMDVNPAKQTNIPLNQIGLTETQHDQILKLVSEPGGTVLISAPPQQGLTTTLYSILQAHDPYTSSVITVERQKPFEVEGVNHQEFGDEASPDKINERLKVLLRSDPNVLMISEVFDDSTPKLMAPLAEECRFYVPMKADSGFEAAKRWMRMVGDPKLATANITAVLHQRLVRRLCSTCRTAYKPDPAALKKLNIPADKVDKLYQASGQVEVKGKARTCPACMGIGYRGRIGVFELMIYDDTARSLLRQGDFDNLRTHLRKQKLQYLQEAALAKVVSGETDIKEITRVLGGSKTAS, encoded by the coding sequence ATGACCCCCGCGACGCTGGCCCAGGCCGAGACCGTCTTCCTGCTGAGTTGGTTCAAACCCATTGTGGTGCTCGCCGTGCTGATCGGCTGGGCACGCATGGTCTCGACCTTCGACAAGGACCTCGAATACTTCCACCTCCCGCGGATGCTCTGGAACGGCGGGCACATGCTCGCGGCGGTCGCCGGCTTCGGGGCGATCTTCCTGATCCCCATCTTCTTCGTCGGCCTGCCCATCGGCCTGCTGCTGATGTTCGGATCGCTCTACGCCTACGCCAACTTCCGCAACCACCGCGTCCCCTTCGACGCACGCTGGGACCTCTCCTTCAACGGCCTCAAGGAGCAGATCACCGCCTGGCAGAAGGATCAGGCCGAGAAGCACGCCAGCCTCCGCATCGAGGGCAGCGACGGCGAGCACCTGCAGGTGCCCGTCGGCAACGACCCCCAGGTCGAGAGCCACGCCGTCCTCGCCGAGGTCCTCAACTTCGCCATCCCCCGCAACGCCGACCGCATCGAGATGACCATCGACAAGGAACTGGGCAAGGTCACCGCCCGGGTCGACGGCGTGCTCTACCCCCAGCCCGACATCGAGTCCAAGAAGGCGATGGGCGTGCTCGAGTACGTCAAGGGCGCCGCCGGCATGGACCTCTCCAGCCACCGCAAACGCGAGCAGGGGCGTCTGGGCGTCGACCTCGGCGAGTTCGGCACCCACCGCCTGGCCCTCGAAACGGCCGGGTCGACACGCGGCGTGCGCATGATCATGGACGTCAACCCCGCCAAGCAGACCAACATCCCCCTCAACCAGATCGGCCTCACCGAGACCCAGCACGACCAGATCCTCAAACTCGTCTCTGAGCCCGGCGGGACCGTCCTCATCTCCGCGCCGCCCCAGCAGGGCCTGACCACCACGCTCTACAGCATCCTGCAGGCCCACGACCCCTACACCTCCAGCGTCATCACCGTCGAAAGGCAGAAGCCCTTCGAGGTTGAGGGCGTCAACCACCAGGAGTTCGGCGACGAGGCCTCACCCGACAAGATCAACGAGCGGCTCAAGGTGCTCCTGCGCTCCGACCCCAACGTCCTCATGATCAGCGAGGTCTTCGACGACAGCACGCCCAAGCTCATGGCACCGCTCGCCGAGGAGTGCCGTTTCTACGTCCCCATGAAGGCCGACAGCGGGTTCGAGGCGGCCAAGCGCTGGATGCGCATGGTCGGCGACCCCAAGCTCGCCACCGCCAACATCACCGCCGTGCTCCACCAGCGCCTCGTGCGCCGCCTGTGCAGCACCTGCCGGACCGCCTACAAGCCCGACCCCGCGGCTCTCAAGAAGCTCAACATCCCCGCCGACAAGGTCGACAAGCTCTACCAGGCCTCCGGACAGGTCGAGGTCAAGGGCAAGGCACGGACCTGCCCCGCCTGCATGGGCATCGGCTACCGCGGACGCATCGGCGTCTTCGAACTCATGATCTACGACGACACCGCCCGCTCGCTGCTGCGGCAGGGCGACTTCGACAACCTGCGCACCCACCTCCGCAAGCAGAAACTGCAGTACCTCCAGGAAGCGGCCCTCGCCAAGGTCGTCAGCGGAGAGACGGACATCAAGGAAATCACGCGGGTACTGGGCGGATCCAAGACCGCCTCCTGA
- a CDS encoding CvpA family protein, producing MYVSIAVILYLLLMATLWSTQGLFSAFIHLVIVLVAGTIAFSLWEPISVGLIMPWLPHMAWSLGLLIPFAVLLIGLRTMADTVVPSNIRLPGMVNTILGGMLGVISGWLTAGIAIIGFGFMPLSADLFGYQPYVINADGTTSANSDLWVEVDTLTNDVFQMLSNGAMASATPMAVYQPDLREQSSVVRLKLDEYASMVAGPEAVTVENVVVQDLPTEELPAASLQALPVLAEGDQQLVIVDLKIVKSKGTFDGDSTLRLPPTHVRLLAGPPGQSDYVPPIAFSRLTDPRTGERVLVPIDNDRVSADGAQQEQVIAWAFVIPARDEARFIMVRNIRLPLNNSEADAVQAASLLGMPENPEPEVTEPAGPQTVTEAGDRQGIRTGHVADLGEVTASLPRPISRNAATGLDVRRVDEEYMIFSGNGSVKKPQGVQLSRRTRVTSFYVPDHMGMVRVRLDDDGASSLLGRARASAASLQGIWLVDDRGTQWFPHAYVLSSGDGTQNIKCDPEVNIRSARELPLNELGDDDELYLYFQVPKGTEIVEYHVGRTIQDLRLNVE from the coding sequence ATGTATGTGAGTATCGCTGTCATCCTTTACCTGCTGCTGATGGCCACCCTGTGGTCTACTCAGGGGCTCTTCTCGGCCTTCATCCACCTCGTGATCGTGCTGGTCGCCGGGACCATCGCCTTCTCGCTGTGGGAACCGATCTCCGTGGGCCTGATCATGCCCTGGCTGCCCCACATGGCCTGGTCGCTCGGCCTGCTCATCCCCTTCGCGGTCCTGCTCATCGGTCTGCGCACCATGGCCGACACCGTCGTGCCCAGCAACATCCGCTTGCCCGGCATGGTCAACACGATCCTTGGCGGCATGCTTGGCGTCATTTCCGGCTGGCTCACCGCGGGTATCGCCATCATCGGTTTCGGCTTCATGCCCCTCTCCGCCGACCTCTTCGGCTACCAGCCCTACGTCATCAACGCCGACGGAACCACCAGCGCCAACAGCGACCTCTGGGTCGAAGTCGACACATTGACCAACGACGTCTTCCAGATGCTCTCCAACGGCGCAATGGCCTCGGCCACGCCCATGGCGGTCTACCAGCCCGACCTCCGCGAGCAGAGCAGCGTCGTCCGCCTGAAGCTCGACGAGTACGCCTCCATGGTCGCCGGCCCCGAGGCCGTCACCGTCGAGAACGTCGTGGTGCAGGACCTCCCGACCGAGGAACTGCCCGCCGCGTCCCTGCAGGCCCTGCCCGTGCTCGCCGAGGGCGATCAGCAACTGGTCATCGTCGATCTCAAGATCGTCAAGAGCAAGGGCACGTTCGACGGCGACTCGACGCTCCGCCTGCCACCGACCCACGTGCGCCTGCTCGCCGGCCCGCCCGGACAGTCGGACTACGTCCCCCCGATCGCCTTCTCACGCCTGACCGACCCGAGGACCGGCGAACGCGTTCTCGTCCCGATCGACAACGACCGCGTCTCCGCCGACGGCGCTCAGCAGGAGCAGGTCATCGCCTGGGCCTTCGTGATCCCCGCGCGGGACGAGGCCCGCTTCATCATGGTCCGCAACATCCGCCTGCCGCTGAACAACTCCGAGGCCGACGCGGTCCAGGCCGCCTCCCTGCTGGGCATGCCCGAGAACCCCGAACCCGAGGTGACCGAACCCGCCGGCCCGCAGACCGTCACGGAGGCGGGCGACCGCCAGGGCATCCGCACCGGGCACGTCGCCGACCTGGGCGAAGTCACCGCCAGCCTGCCCCGACCCATCAGCCGAAACGCGGCCACCGGGCTCGACGTCCGACGCGTCGACGAGGAGTACATGATCTTCTCGGGCAACGGCAGCGTGAAGAAGCCCCAAGGCGTCCAGCTCTCGCGACGCACCCGCGTCACCAGCTTCTACGTGCCCGACCACATGGGCATGGTCCGCGTCCGTCTCGACGACGACGGCGCCAGCTCGCTCCTCGGACGCGCCCGCGCCTCCGCCGCGTCGCTGCAGGGCATCTGGCTCGTCGACGACCGTGGCACGCAGTGGTTCCCCCACGCCTACGTCCTCAGCTCAGGCGACGGCACCCAGAACATCAAGTGCGACCCCGAGGTCAACATCCGCTCGGCACGCGAGCTGCCCCTCAACGAGCTCGGCGACGACGACGAACTCTACCTCTACTTCCAGGTCCCCAAGGGCACGGAGATCGTCGAGTACCACGTTGGCCGAACCATCCAGGACCTGCGCCTGAACGTCGAGTGA
- the murD gene encoding UDP-N-acetylmuramoyl-L-alanine--D-glutamate ligase yields the protein MNRTPTPLSRRRVTVMGLGRFGGGVGVTRFLAEHDARILLTDTLDQDRLGPSLDSLRDLIDDGRIELRLGEHREDDFTSADLVVVNPAVNPATNAYTRAASNAGVPLTSEIRLLIERLPTPHVLGITGSAGKSTTTVMLHHALVDALGDERVWLGGNLGGSLLMDLPRIQPDHRVVLELSSFMLDGLRHDRWSPRVAVVTNLHPNHLDWHGSFEHYADSKQQILEHQQPHDAAVLGSSCADRLRPRTPRVVWSDTSWVESQWLPPLRVLGEHNRANARLAIEAAGQTGFDRNAAAASLATFNGLPHRLRVIGEREGVRFVDDSKSTTPEAAILAIDACRSDFPDARLHVILGGYDKGADLAPLARHAAAHTHAIYAIGQTGPSILDAAQGQDAECVDAQTVADAVTHALGHTTPGDVVLLSPGCASWDQFTNYEQRGRAFAEAAGCAQ from the coding sequence GTGAACCGAACGCCTACCCCCTTGTCACGGCGACGCGTCACCGTCATGGGACTCGGTCGTTTCGGCGGCGGCGTCGGCGTCACGCGCTTCCTCGCCGAACACGACGCCCGCATCCTCCTCACCGACACCCTTGATCAAGACCGGCTCGGCCCGAGCCTCGATTCCCTCCGCGACCTCATCGACGACGGCCGCATCGAGCTGCGCCTGGGCGAACACCGCGAAGACGATTTTACGTCCGCCGACCTCGTCGTCGTCAACCCCGCCGTCAACCCCGCGACCAACGCCTACACCCGTGCCGCCTCGAACGCCGGCGTCCCGCTGACCTCCGAGATCCGGCTGCTCATCGAACGCCTGCCCACGCCTCACGTACTCGGCATCACCGGCAGCGCCGGCAAGTCGACCACAACCGTCATGCTCCATCACGCACTCGTCGACGCGCTCGGCGACGAACGCGTCTGGCTCGGCGGGAACCTCGGCGGATCGCTGCTCATGGACCTGCCCCGCATCCAGCCCGACCACCGCGTTGTTCTCGAACTCTCCTCCTTCATGCTCGACGGCCTCCGCCACGACCGCTGGTCGCCCCGCGTCGCCGTCGTCACCAACCTGCACCCCAATCACCTCGACTGGCACGGCAGCTTCGAGCACTACGCCGACAGCAAGCAGCAGATCCTCGAACACCAGCAACCCCACGACGCCGCCGTCCTCGGCAGCTCGTGCGCCGACCGGCTTCGCCCGCGCACGCCGCGTGTGGTCTGGTCCGACACCTCGTGGGTCGAATCGCAGTGGCTGCCGCCACTCCGCGTCCTTGGCGAGCACAACCGCGCCAATGCCCGGCTTGCCATCGAGGCCGCCGGCCAGACCGGCTTCGACCGCAACGCCGCCGCCGCGTCACTCGCCACCTTCAACGGGCTGCCGCACCGACTGCGTGTCATCGGTGAGCGCGAGGGCGTGCGCTTCGTTGACGACTCCAAGTCCACCACGCCCGAGGCCGCGATCCTCGCCATCGACGCCTGCCGATCCGACTTCCCCGACGCTCGTCTGCACGTGATCCTCGGCGGATACGACAAGGGCGCCGACCTCGCCCCGCTCGCCCGCCACGCCGCCGCGCACACCCACGCCATCTACGCCATCGGCCAGACCGGGCCCTCCATCCTCGATGCGGCACAGGGTCAGGATGCCGAGTGCGTCGACGCCCAAACCGTCGCTGACGCCGTCACCCATGCGCTGGGGCACACTACGCCGGGTGACGTTGTTTTACTCTCGCCGGGTTGCGCTTCGTGGGATCAGTTCACCAACTACGAGCAACGCGGCAGGGCCTTTGCCGAGGCCGCCGGCTGCGCGCAGTAA
- a CDS encoding zinc metalloprotease HtpX encodes MTIMWNQTKTAILLGLMFGLIIALGYVLGGPQGVMFAAMFGGFGAVISYYYSDKIAISTMRGVPAEENHPELVTMVERLAKNANLPMPRVYVCPQQAPNAFATGRNPSNAAVAVTEGAIQLLDYGELEGVLAHELAHVKNRDTLISTVAAVIAGTLNAAQWLILFGGGRRDVHPLIMLAMIIGAPIAAALIQMAISRSREFVADADAARIAGTPNGLVGALQKLQAYSQRIPLEGSSSTQNHMFIVQPLSGEGVAGLFSTHPKTEKRIEALRNLEPSWYSGT; translated from the coding sequence ATGACGATTATGTGGAACCAGACCAAGACCGCGATCCTGCTGGGGCTGATGTTCGGCCTGATCATCGCCTTGGGCTACGTGCTCGGCGGCCCGCAGGGCGTGATGTTCGCCGCGATGTTCGGCGGCTTCGGCGCGGTGATCTCCTACTACTACTCGGACAAGATCGCGATCTCGACGATGCGTGGCGTCCCCGCTGAGGAGAACCATCCCGAGCTGGTCACGATGGTCGAGCGGCTGGCGAAGAACGCCAACCTGCCGATGCCCCGTGTTTATGTCTGCCCACAGCAGGCGCCGAACGCGTTCGCGACGGGCCGCAACCCCAGCAACGCCGCGGTGGCGGTGACCGAGGGAGCGATTCAATTACTCGACTACGGCGAGTTGGAGGGCGTGCTGGCGCACGAACTCGCACACGTCAAAAACCGCGACACGCTGATCAGCACGGTGGCGGCGGTGATTGCGGGCACGCTCAACGCGGCACAGTGGCTGATCCTGTTTGGCGGCGGCCGCAGGGACGTCCATCCGCTCATCATGCTGGCGATGATCATCGGTGCCCCGATCGCGGCGGCGCTGATCCAGATGGCGATCAGCCGCAGCCGTGAGTTTGTGGCGGATGCCGACGCGGCCCGGATCGCGGGCACGCCGAACGGCCTGGTCGGCGCGCTGCAGAAGCTTCAGGCTTATTCCCAACGCATCCCCCTCGAAGGTTCGTCATCGACGCAGAACCATATGTTCATCGTCCAGCCGTTGTCGGGCGAGGGCGTGGCGGGTCTCTTCTCGACGCACCCGAAAACAGAAAAACGCATTGAGGCGCTGCGGAATCTCGAACCGTCGTGGTACAGCGGCACGTAA
- a CDS encoding sulfite exporter TauE/SafE family protein, with protein sequence MIAPWIDPNVVGLLILAVLGLVAGMAGGLLGVGGSLILIPALTFVYGPEQHLYQAAAMIANVAVSVPSALRHRKAGAITPSILRIMLPAAVVAVVVGVILSNLPVFAGRDGGVWLGRLLAVFQVYVIGLNLHRLMHDGRPGGETMPARIGTGRVAGTGTAMGLVAGLLGIGGGAVAVPMQQAVIGVPLRNAIANSAAVICFSAAIGSVVKNATLAQHGVPWWSGLFLALLLAPTAAIGGRIGAGLTHKLPVRQVRIALIVVLAVGAWRMAQL encoded by the coding sequence ATGATTGCCCCGTGGATCGACCCGAATGTTGTTGGCCTGCTGATCCTCGCGGTGCTGGGCCTGGTGGCGGGGATGGCGGGCGGTCTGCTGGGCGTGGGCGGCTCGCTGATCCTCATCCCGGCGCTCACGTTTGTCTACGGTCCGGAGCAGCACCTCTATCAGGCGGCGGCGATGATCGCGAACGTGGCGGTGTCGGTGCCGAGCGCGCTGCGTCACCGGAAGGCGGGCGCGATCACGCCCTCGATCCTGCGCATCATGCTCCCGGCGGCGGTGGTGGCGGTGGTGGTCGGCGTGATCCTGAGCAACCTGCCGGTCTTCGCGGGTCGTGACGGCGGCGTCTGGCTGGGGCGTCTGCTGGCGGTGTTTCAGGTCTACGTGATCGGGCTGAACCTGCACCGGCTGATGCACGACGGGCGGCCGGGCGGCGAGACGATGCCGGCGCGGATCGGGACGGGCCGAGTGGCGGGGACGGGCACGGCGATGGGCCTGGTGGCGGGCCTGCTGGGGATCGGCGGCGGCGCGGTGGCGGTGCCGATGCAGCAGGCGGTGATCGGCGTGCCGCTTCGCAACGCGATCGCGAACTCGGCGGCGGTGATCTGCTTCTCGGCGGCGATCGGTTCGGTCGTCAAGAACGCGACGCTGGCCCAGCACGGGGTGCCCTGGTGGTCGGGGCTGTTCCTGGCCTTGCTGCTGGCGCCGACGGCGGCGATCGGCGGGCGGATCGGTGCGGGCCTGACCCACAAGCTGCCAGTGCGGCAGGTGCGGATCGCGCTGATCGTGGTTCTCGCGGTGGGCGCGTGGCGGATGGCACAGCTGTGA
- a CDS encoding 2-oxoglutarate dehydrogenase E1 component: protein MGSESEQTLLDSASLAYAESLYEQYITDPGSVPEDWAREFETWRNNGLAERNTLNPGFEASSLFHAGPSAGVASEQSELSAAILQHGIDRLVRNYRVRGHIIASINPLGGTNPRPDELSLDYYGLSEADLNRQITSSTLPGKTRWRVNEVIELMEHTYARAIGAQFMHIDNLEVREWLQRRMESTRNTVDLARKEQIRILTRLTDAVIFEEFIQKKFIGAKSFSLEGAESLIPLLDLTLEKAGDQGIVEVVLGMAHRGRLNVLHNIVGKSAQRIFREFEDIDPKLYLGGGDVKYHLGYSGTWRTRAGQNVHLSLCFNPSHLEFVNPVALGRLRAKQDRADLGTRGERSMCLQIHGDASFAGEGVVQETLNLSGLEGYATGGTLHVILNNQIGFTTSPRDGRSTRYASDVAKMLQIPIFHVNGENPEAVAQVVRLAMDFRMEFKRDVVIDLYCYRRRGHNESDEPAYTQPKLYRGIRERPSLLTSYTDELDKLNGISKSDAERISKRRTELLEKDLHESWNATSAPTHEFELTGFWGGYLGGSEKAVADVETGLPLEDLQRLMTLLNSVPEGFTPHPKLRRFREARDEMAQGKKPLDWASAEALAFASVAAEGHPVRLSGQDCQRGTFSHRHAVLHDAETDQEYCPLQHVAEGQAPVDIYNSPLSEVAVLAFDYGYSLDYPTALVCWEAQFGDFVNVAQVIIDQFIASAEDKWRRLSGITVLLPHGFEGQGPEHSSARLERLLVLTAEHNIQVAMPSTPAQYYHLLRRQAVRPWRKPLFVLTPKSLLRNPACTSPLEDLTTGTYQRFIPDDPAIKPKKARRVLLCAGKIYYDLIARREELKCKDVAICRVEQFYPFKDDMLRELLEAYPAETPVFWVQEEPENMGAIIFMKNRFYNRLFDRHPLAYISRLATASPASGSKAAHEIEQEEILAQAFAGGEEETA from the coding sequence ATGGGTTCTGAATCAGAGCAGACACTTCTCGACAGCGCCAGCCTCGCCTACGCCGAGTCTCTCTACGAGCAGTACATCACCGACCCCGGCTCCGTCCCCGAGGACTGGGCCCGCGAGTTCGAGACCTGGCGCAACAACGGCCTCGCCGAACGCAACACCCTCAACCCCGGCTTCGAGGCCTCCAGCCTCTTCCACGCCGGACCCTCAGCGGGTGTCGCCTCCGAGCAATCCGAACTCTCCGCCGCCATCCTGCAGCACGGCATCGACCGGCTCGTCCGCAACTACCGCGTCCGCGGGCACATCATCGCCAGCATCAACCCGCTCGGCGGCACCAACCCTCGGCCCGACGAGCTCTCCCTTGACTACTACGGCCTCTCCGAAGCCGACCTCAACCGCCAGATCACCAGCTCGACACTCCCGGGCAAGACACGATGGCGCGTCAACGAGGTCATCGAGCTGATGGAGCACACCTACGCCCGGGCGATCGGTGCGCAGTTCATGCACATCGACAACCTCGAGGTCCGCGAGTGGCTCCAGCGACGCATGGAGTCCACCCGCAACACCGTCGACCTCGCCCGCAAGGAGCAGATCCGCATCCTCACGCGGCTCACCGACGCCGTGATCTTCGAGGAATTCATCCAGAAGAAGTTCATCGGGGCCAAGAGCTTCTCGCTCGAGGGCGCCGAGAGCCTCATCCCCCTACTCGACCTCACGCTCGAAAAAGCAGGCGACCAGGGCATCGTCGAGGTCGTCCTCGGCATGGCCCACCGCGGAAGACTCAACGTCCTCCACAACATCGTCGGCAAGTCCGCCCAACGCATCTTCCGCGAGTTCGAGGACATCGACCCCAAGCTCTACCTCGGCGGGGGTGATGTGAAATACCACCTCGGGTACTCCGGGACCTGGCGCACCCGCGCGGGGCAGAACGTCCACCTCTCGCTCTGCTTCAACCCCTCCCACCTCGAGTTCGTCAACCCCGTGGCTCTCGGCCGACTCCGAGCCAAGCAGGACCGCGCCGACCTCGGCACCCGAGGCGAACGGAGCATGTGCCTGCAGATCCATGGCGACGCCTCCTTCGCCGGCGAGGGCGTGGTCCAGGAGACCCTCAACCTCTCCGGCCTCGAGGGCTACGCCACCGGCGGCACACTCCACGTCATCCTGAACAACCAGATCGGCTTCACCACCTCGCCCCGCGACGGCCGCTCCACCCGCTACGCCTCCGACGTCGCCAAGATGCTCCAGATCCCGATCTTCCACGTCAACGGCGAGAACCCCGAAGCCGTCGCCCAGGTCGTCCGCCTCGCCATGGACTTCCGCATGGAGTTCAAACGCGACGTCGTCATCGACCTCTACTGCTACCGACGCCGAGGCCACAACGAGTCCGACGAGCCGGCGTACACCCAGCCCAAGCTCTACCGCGGCATCCGCGAGCGACCCTCCCTGCTCACCTCCTACACCGACGAACTCGACAAGCTCAACGGCATCTCCAAGAGCGACGCCGAACGCATCTCCAAGCGACGCACCGAGCTGCTTGAAAAAGACCTCCACGAGTCCTGGAACGCCACCTCCGCACCCACCCACGAGTTCGAACTCACCGGGTTCTGGGGCGGGTACCTCGGCGGATCCGAGAAGGCCGTCGCCGACGTCGAGACCGGGCTGCCCCTCGAAGACCTCCAACGCCTGATGACCCTCCTCAACTCGGTCCCCGAGGGTTTCACGCCGCATCCGAAGCTCCGTCGCTTCCGCGAGGCCCGCGACGAGATGGCTCAAGGCAAAAAGCCCCTCGACTGGGCCTCCGCCGAGGCCCTCGCCTTCGCCTCCGTCGCCGCCGAGGGACACCCCGTTCGGCTTTCGGGACAGGACTGCCAACGCGGCACCTTCTCCCACCGCCACGCCGTCCTCCACGACGCCGAGACCGACCAGGAATACTGCCCGCTCCAGCACGTCGCCGAGGGACAGGCACCCGTCGACATCTACAACAGCCCGCTCTCCGAGGTCGCCGTACTCGCCTTCGACTACGGCTACTCCCTCGATTACCCCACCGCGCTCGTCTGCTGGGAGGCACAGTTCGGCGACTTCGTCAACGTCGCCCAGGTCATCATCGACCAGTTCATCGCCTCCGCCGAGGACAAGTGGCGACGGCTCTCGGGCATCACCGTGCTCCTGCCCCACGGCTTCGAAGGCCAAGGGCCCGAGCACTCCTCCGCGCGGCTCGAACGACTGCTCGTCCTCACCGCCGAGCACAATATCCAGGTTGCCATGCCCTCGACGCCGGCCCAGTACTACCACCTGCTCCGCAGGCAGGCCGTCCGGCCCTGGCGCAAGCCGCTTTTTGTCCTCACCCCCAAGAGCCTGCTGCGCAACCCCGCCTGCACCAGCCCGCTCGAAGACCTCACCACCGGCACCTACCAGCGCTTCATCCCCGATGACCCCGCGATCAAGCCGAAGAAGGCCCGCCGCGTCCTCCTCTGCGCCGGCAAGATCTACTACGACCTGATCGCCCGCCGGGAGGAACTCAAGTGCAAGGATGTCGCGATCTGCCGCGTCGAGCAGTTCTATCCCT